The Elaeis guineensis isolate ETL-2024a chromosome 5, EG11, whole genome shotgun sequence DNA segment GGCACAGGATGGAAGCAGCTTCTGGTGTTATAGCAACTAAAGCTTTTGGCTGTCACCATCTTGGAGGCCCGCATTTGCATGCATATAATTCTGTAAATTCTAATGGAACTTTGCCAACTTGAGTTTTATTGTGGGAATAATTCATCAGAATCTTCACAAGAAAGCTTCTTCTAACACTTCTATTTGTTCAGGTTCTTGACTTGATGGATCTTCAATTATAGGCTACAATAGCTAGCCTCAACTCCTTGTGAGAAGTTGTGCTGCCAGGTTGAGGGAGGGGAAATTGGATTTAAATTGAGAATTTGGTGTTTCCAGAGGCAATGGGAACTGTTGAGATCACTGTGCTTCTTTCTGGTCCTGGAAGTGCAAGTCTTGCACTGCATCAAGGATATGTAAGTTAGCATCTCTTATTTAAATTACAAACCAAAGCCATTCATATGTGCATGCAGTTTGCATTATCCAACTTAAGCATGATAGGAATGTGTTCCATAGTGGCATGATCATGAGTCTTTGGAGCTAAAGCATGTATTCAGTTACAATTGTTAAATGATAGATACATGCCAACAGTATCCAAGGGTCAGAAGAGTTACTTTAGATGGTCAACAATGAGTTTATGTTAGCTTTAAGGCTAGTGTCATATATAAAACTGTAAACTTAGTTTGAAGGAATAATTAAtaattgacttttttttttttttttttatctcagtgTCTGCATAATGGCTGTTGCACAATCCAAAATGTGTTTGCTAGCTCAAATGGCTGCAAATTCAAGTATCAGAGTTTGATCCACACTCATTTCCACCAGGCAAGCTAAACTTTTGCAAATAATATAGAAATTTGTTAAGCTTTTTGCATATATCTTAAAGCAAGAAAGTGAGTCATTTGCTAGGTCTTCATATATGAGTCGGTTTGGGTTACATTGATTTGACTGTATGTCACCTTATTGATTTTAgctttgtcacgccccgaacccaacatctggatcggatatgtgatggccgcacactccttagagcaaccctaaagaatatgcaaagccaaaaatatttcattacaatctcaacatccataatatctaatttcagtaATAACTAGTAAAatttgcataattataaattaaattccttcaatcctctgatcaggtatcatgacACTATCTATACATCTGCTCATCCGCAAATCCATATCACAGCCAATCATGagtatcctgtaactctgagaaaaaaaaaaagatgaagaggtgtgagctttacagtccagtaagaattctcatatcacactgatataataatataatctgaaaataagaataagcaataaaacataaaattccatgttcaatattcagaataatgcaaacatctataaattatctgtcttgtcaaaagaaaatggatgaaatattttgttcaacgattgtttcatgtcttctcTTTCAATTCTCTTTTCATAATTACATAATTTTTAACCTTTtttttctggttctggactaaccaagtctatagctcagtcatcatccgaatcaattttcacttaaaagccttttaagactgtcccaggatgagctcctggtcggctgtcccacgtatgaaagcccgtgagaggctgtcccagacataagctcctggccggctgatccacctataagccagtgggggctgtcccaggtataagctcttggcgagctgttccacatgacaaggctagtctatACCATCtctccttttcatttaatcattatgtgttgatttcatcaaatcaattcagacttatattatgatcaatttagatatgtcgtatccatataatcatgtcatTAATCTCTGATATAcatatattgatataacatactcatgctcaaaatcacataagcaaataatggtatctcggatatagcaaattcatcgatctcaaatccaacgatgcaaaaccaacgatgcaagatcaacggtaaaatagcatatatataatggtgatcatgtacagggattcttacctttaccagtgactgatctaaatacaaaaataaatgttcttctttgatttatgaatttttctaataagatattccactcgatatcttatgcagacaatcatctctttatgactctgatcaaatataaaaatcatatataaaaaaaattactgataatcgattctgataacacaaatctaggacgtCTCCTAAGATTATCCAAAATcgggatttgtctaagtatctggaccctccattggtccacaagacttctagagatagaaaatccatgaagagagaaaattttagagagagaaaatgaagagagaattTTCGTACCCTTCAGATaaagcaatcatgatcgagatcatcagtggtcatatcagggtgactcaatatagattaaccatgatcgatgttataaatttcgaataaggatcgggtTGGGATCCAATCTACTACACAAATTTGAAGCACTCTCAggtcatatttttatctcaagtttgccCTAGGATCcatgatgcagttagagagagaaagagacagtaaaaagatcctagagagagaaatcttagagagaaagtagagagagaatctagagagagaaattagagagagaaaggtagagagaggagagagaaaaaagtagggagagagaggagagagaaaattctctcattcttctttttctttttctttttttcttttccctttattattttttttttctttttccttttcttttcttcttcttcttctttcttttcttctttctcttcccgaCCGAACAGAGGACGGACCGAGGGGGCTCGGTGGCTCGGCTCCGGCGAAGGGCGGCCAATACCTTCAGAGAAGAGAGATAAAGGTGACCCGTgggtcctatcctaggggtgagatGCCGCAATCGGTGGCGTTGGTGgccgaaaaagaaaggaaggtgaTCCGACCGAACAGGAATTTCATGATTCATGGAATTTCcgacgatcccgacggccggcgagaagtctaaaaccatgggaagaaagaaaagagggagaggaagaaagattgaaccctcacctgaactccggtggcctcttcgacctccGATTTCCGACGAACACAAGAAGAGGGTGCCGCAGCTTCCAAGGGAAAAAGGGGAGGAACTGAGCTCAATGGTCGCCGGTGGAGGCTCATGAGGGAGaggggagtcttatttatagagggccctagagtTTTAAGGATCCTAGAACTCTTTTCCgtccgggagtcttcttcccatttccttttttttttttttggtatgggctttgggcttttATATGGGCTTGGTCCAAGGCCCAAAAGGgtcgggtgttacattctccccccttcaaataatttcgtcctcgaaattaagttacgtcgtttgagatatattctaaaaaatttaCATTCATCATGTTATTCTCATGTTTTCGATAAtgtcttacatattatttatttctcatgatcttgttataacaaaattatttaaaatttcaaactcatcccttcttattgatttctcaattttttgaagaaccgtaacattttggactaataacagaactatcaagctattaacaatatatttgagatatttttggatttttttttggcattatctGCAATGAAACAATCCTACTGGCAAAAATTGTCCGActatgattagattaggtcaaaatctaTAGCATCCCTTCATTATCCATAAAATTCTTctctatttgcaactaatgtattccatcataatatcttttgaatcaagaaattaatatttttaatcaatttaatccaccacgcttttgctgcgcactcttatattaatttatcaaattatataggtttatccaaagataagaatatctttgtatgttagatcaatcaaaggtagatccaactttcaaatttcatataaaatttagagcaaaattttaagtttctttatctttattgcTCCTTGGGTATAgcacattaaaattaaatcttgatcaacTTCCTATGTTTAAAATCATTGtataagcttcatcactcctcaaAAATCCAACATATCTGAAATTAATtcgagttaaccttagatttaccttacaatcatttagacaacttccaaaccaacttttctttgtaaaagaattaactccaacttgaacaaactagaagaactcaagtcaacatcttTGTAAATAGAATCAACTTAGTTATTTCTTGTAAAGCTCCCTTCGTTACAACCCTTAGCATCAatagataaatccatacaaatttTTGTCCCTTatataagttattcaaaatttaacaataacaAAATATCTTAGTTCAACTCAGAAATCTGAATTCTGACTTGAATTACAGTCCACAATCTTCAATAatcacaagaaaaaaagaaatctaatccaaagatgaaaatacAAATTATTACagatttcatcataatctataTATTATACTCTAACAAAATCATTTTCTTATTCAAATCATTAAAATTCCTTAGATCTACTTAGAAAAGCaaatttttgacttgaaattcaatgcaatttAAAAGATCAAAACAAtcacatccaaatatgatattttgaataaccaaagatttTACCAAGATATGTATcttatattctcataataaaattcaagtatatttttcatctaaattcgagtttcatatatgattatGTTATAGAttcaatactcaaaaatatttctctctcatatgatacaATTCTTTCTTAGATCATATCTTAATTAACTTCCTTTAGATAAGTCCAAAActtataatgctcagacaattatcatcgaaattagaaaagttatcatgatcttcaaccatataagtttagcattccaaaaatCATCGAATACACTCAATACAACACATCAATATCTCCCTCTTCATTCTAAGATCAAcacttctcatacttaggtcaaccctactaattagaatctaagatataactcattaattctattatagacatcatatgctacttatgcataaatttcatcatagtatctattgattcgaaattcaaatattgaatcttttcttttatgtctatcatattccttatgattataacctaactttaaatatcactaaagtcacaatcttgaataattataaccttaagatcaataccacttaagtcatattctctagtgatcataacctaaactctaatatcattctatcacatccttaataatcataatcttaaatTCTGATAtgatctatcatactctattgattataatcctagagttttgatatcacttatgtcataatccctagtgatcttaaacctgagatctggtatcattctatcatatcctaatcacttatatcatagtcTTCAAATtatcataacctgagctctgatatCATTCGGTCACATCTTATTGatttacataaagttttgatatcacttcataatctctaatgatcttaaacctaagctctgataccattctatcacatcctaattacttatatcataatcctcaatgatcataacctaagctctgataccattctgtcacgccccgaacccaacatccgggtcggatacgtaATGGCCGCACATTCCTTAGAGCAAgtcttaaagaatatgcaaggccaaaaatatttcattacaacctcaacatccataataatatttaatttcaataataactagtaaaatttacataattacaaattaaatttcttcaatcctctgatcaggtattatGATAGTCTATCTATACATCTGCTCACTTGCAAATCCATATcacagccaatcatgagcatcctgtaactctgaaaagaaaaacaaagatgaaggggtgtgagctttacagtccagtaagaatttccatatcacactgatataataatataatatgaaaataagaataagcaataaaatataaaatctcatattcaatatccGAAATAAcgcaaacatctataaattatctgtcttgtcaaaagagatgcatcatcatatgttaatgggtgaaatacttttgttcaacgattgtttcatgtcttctctttcatttctcttttcataatcacatgatttttaaccttttctttctggctttggactaaccaagtctatacctcagtcatcatccgaatcaatttttatttaaaaacctTTCAAGGCTATCTCAGGATGAActtctggccggctgtcccatgtacgaaagcctgtgagaggctgtcccaagcataagctcctggaaggctgtcccaagcatgagctcctggccggctgatccacctacaAGCTAGTGGGGGTTgttccagacataagctcctggcgagctatctcaggcataagctcctgacggactgttccacgtgataaggctagtccataccatatctctctttttcatttaatcattatgtgttgatttcatcaaatcaatttcgacttacattatgatcaatttagatatatcgtatccatataatcatgccatcaatctctgatacatatatattgacataacatactcatgctcaaaatcatataagcaaataatggtgtcttggatatagcaaattcatcgatctcaaatccaacgatgcaaaaccaatgatgcaagatccatgataaaataacatatatataatggtgatcatgtacaaggattcttacctttactggtgactgatccaaacacagaaatcaatgttcttctttgatttatgaatttctctaataagatattccactcgatatcttatgcagacaatcatatctcttcatgatcctgatcaaatataaaaatcatatatggagaaaattaccgataatcgatcctgataacacaaatctaggacttcTCCTAAGATTATCCAAAATTGAAATTTGTttaagtatctggaccctccattggtccacaagacttctagagatagaaaattcatgaagagaaagaaaattctagagagagaaaatagagagagaatcttcgtacccTTCAAATaaagcaatcatgatcgagattatcagtggtcatatcagggtgactcaatataaattaaccatgatcgatgttataaatttcaaataaggatcgggttgggatccaatctactgcacaaATTTCGAAGCactctcaggtcatcatattttcatctcaagtttgccCTAGGATCCGTAATGCagttagagaaagagagagagtaaaCAAACCCTacagagagaaattttagagagaaagtagagagagaatctagagacaaaggtagagagaggagagagaaaaaaagagggagagagaggagagagagaaaattctctctttttttttctttttctttttttcctctttttttttccctttattttttttctttttcttttccttttcttttcttcttcttcttctttcttttcttctttcttttcccgaCCGAACAGAGGACGGACCAAGGGGGCTCAATGGCTCGGCTCCGGCGAAGGGCGGAGGCATGGTCGGATGtccggcaacaggtggaggcgACGGTGGAGCCAAAGATTGCCGGCAAcaaggttcggccggcgagaaatcaagaagagatcggaaAAACAAGGGATCGccgctttttcttttatttttcggtCATTGGCTGGTCATCGGCGGTCAATACTTTCAGAGAAGAGATATAAAGGGACAAGGGTCCTATCTTAGGGGTGAGACGCCGCAATCGGCGGCGCTGGTAgtcgaaaaagaaaggaaggtggcCTAGCCGAACAGGAGTTTCATGATTCATGGAATTTCTGGCGATCCCGACAATCggcgaggagtctaaaatcatgggaagaaataaaagaggcagagaaaaaaagattgaaccttacctgaactccggtggcctcttcgacctccGATTTCCAACAAACACAAGAAGAGGGTGCCGCGGGTTCCAAGGGAAAAAGGGGAGGAACTGAGCTCAACGGTCGCCGGTGGAGGCTCGTGAGGGAGaggggagtcttatttatagagggtcctagagttTTAAGGATCCTAGAACTCTTTTCCGTCGGggattcatcagagaagaagactcccatcgggagtcttcttcccatttccttttttttttggtatgggCTTCGGGCTTTTATATGGGCTTGGTCCAAGGCCCAAAAGGGTTGGGTGTTACAAGCTCTAAGTGTTGGCTTAATTTGAAGCAAAATAAGTTGGTATTCATAATTCCATTAGGTGTTTCAGAAAGAAAGCTACTGCAGGGTTTTGTGGAGTTTCTAATTTTAGCTTCAGGCATGTCTTTTTCAGTTTTTTGACAGtgctttatcaaaaattaataaattcccCAGGTCCTATGCAGTGAAATTGGTAAcagatttttttaaatctctttAATGTTTAGGAAGTAATATAATTGAATAagcattttatatcatatttgatGATGTTTTTGTAAAATGCCTATCAACCTAGATGCTGATTGTACTTTCATATTTAATACTTATGCTAAATGCAGAAGAGCCAGTTATAGTAAATGATGATTTTTGAGGACAGAGCCAATGGAAATCAATCATTCCTTCCGAGTAACACTTCGGCTATTAAATTTTCAGGAGTCATAGGGACATCATGCATAAGTTCTCTGGATTATGTGCTCATGATATTGTAATTAATGGAAATCAAAAGACTAACTTATGGAAAGGCAGGACTTGGTTTTTCTTCCCGATATTAACATTCTGGACAGCTTTGCCTATGAGGACCAGGGTTTGATCCCAACTTACCAGCACTTGAAAAGGTAAAATTACCTGCCatattgaatttttaaattttttgtgattTATCAACTGCAAGGATATTTATTCACTGGCACCGACAATTATTTTAGCCCAAAATGTTATTTGTTTACATCATGGACATTTGTTTTAGACGAGGCAAAGTGTTTTCACTTGTCACATGGatactactctctctctctctctctctctctctctctctctctctctctatatatatatatatatatatatatatatatatatatcacttgTGTACCATGGTTTTTCTTGCGTTGATAATGAAAGTGGATACTGTTGTTTATGGATAGTATTGAGATATAGCTTGTGTTGCAGATTTCCTCTCAGTACATACTCTGTTCCGGTTTCCATGCTAAATGCTGCATGGTTGAACTCAAAAAGCAGCCATCATGGAGTTGGGAGCTCACAGTGTAGTGCTTGAAGGGGATTCATTCACTCTTGCGTGCTGGATTAATGTTGCAAGCAAGGCTCAACATTCCTTTCTCAGGAACATCAAGAGAGCTGGCGCAACCTTGTTGGAATTGTCCACAATTTTTGTGAAGCAAATCAGGCAGCTGACTTTCTCGCCATGTTTAGACTTAAAACTTTCCTCAGCTTTCTAATTTGACCTTCGCTGATTCTGTTGTCGATTGTTTTCTTAGATTGCAATGTTGGGGCCTGATTCCCCCACtgggaaaaaaacaaaaaatctaCCATGTAGTTGTGATGTGAGTAATTTAATCATGCATCCTTTACAATGATAATGACTTGCTGGGATTCACTCAcctttttatatatgtatgtatgaatgaatgaatgattaGACTACAAGCAAAAAATGGTTTAACTCGATTAGATCAGGTATAATTCATTATAACCTGAATGTAAACAAATACAACTACGTACATGTAAAGAGATTTATCCCAAAACTGAATCAGAATGCTAAAATTTGTTTGTTGATGAGTTGTTTCTCTGCCATTTTATCGACTTTCCATGACACCATCCATCCACGACACTTAATATAAAGGAAAACATGTTTTAAGTGAATATAACTAATTCATAACCTGCATATAAagaaacttatcccaactagataTAAATAGAACCAAGATATTCTATCTAGATATGAAGCTAGAGATCCATGAGAGCTTGTTAGTGTTGGTCAATGTGCATAGCATCTAGTAGCCCTGGCAAATTGAAAACATATCCCAGCAACTACAAGAGTATCCACAAGCCCATTCTACAAGCCTTAGTGAAACAAAGAAGTGGTAGAATTAATGCTTTTCACATACGAGATCTAGCTTGAACTTGTTAGATGTGAGCATCTTCTAGCACTCGAGCAGCTCCCTCATCTCGAAGTCCTAAAACTCATTATGCTTTCTGCTGTTAAGTGCTTGTGCTCGGAATTCTACAGCAACAATGATGCACTTTGCCATGTTGGAGTTGCTGGAGTAGTCATTGCTGCCGGATCTAGCAGATTGGTTGGCAGTTGATGGGCAGAAATTTTTCCTCTGCTGCCAGATTAAGCAGAATGGTTGGCAGTTGATGGGCTAGAAATTTTTCGTCATTGCTGagtttttttttatagagaaacGCCCAAAACTGAAAGCACTGCCATCAACTTTTCCATCCGTTGGGAAGCTAACAATGTATATAGATGATGATGAGATGCTACTTTCTTCCCTCTGGAATGGTTCATTTCCAAATCTGAAGCATATGGCTATTGGAAAATGTGAAGCAGGTGACTTCAGAAGTTCTTGCCAAACGTATGAACTCTCCTGGAGGCTAGTCATCACAGAAGTGCAGACATCAGGGATACTGATTCTACTACATCGACCATATCTAAATCGCCATGATTACACAAGCCCCTGGAATCTGAAATTATCCACCTGGCGAAGTTGAACAATTCGATAGCTAGCATGATTCCTCTGGACCATATTACTTTCCCAAGCCATTTCACTGTATTTTTCTCTGGGAGCCAATGAATGGGGAAACGTGCTGATGTTTCCGCTGGTGTCTCGGTTT contains these protein-coding regions:
- the LOC140858083 gene encoding uncharacterized protein isoform X1, producing MGTVEITVLLSGPGSASLALHQGYCLHNGCCTIQNVFASSNGCKFKYQSLIHTHFHQDLVFLPDINILDSFAYEDQGLIPTYQHLKRFPLSTYSVPVSMLNAAWLNSKSSHHGVGSSQCSA
- the LOC140858083 gene encoding uncharacterized protein isoform X2, with the protein product MGTVEITVLLSGPGSASLALHQGYDLVFLPDINILDSFAYEDQGLIPTYQHLKRFPLSTYSVPVSMLNAAWLNSKSSHHGVGSSQCSA